From a single Hippoglossus stenolepis isolate QCI-W04-F060 chromosome 2, HSTE1.2, whole genome shotgun sequence genomic region:
- the zgc:66455 gene encoding uncharacterized protein zgc:66455: MSFHIVLLLLAASWRRCAAQVNREEEIKPPDGHRGHDDAFFALQSCHQLLRSDTGEFFSPDYLCSNPSLWCNWTIQVDPGKRIHLHLEDLTPDDVCHLKQDQIHVDEPLGRFGVHKILQKCWREAKYTTTSNTLNVVLLIGAWPDSPYRGFYGRFQAFGPPVIYNPQDGFTVGDETSEPALGPVDVTDFGMNGEQPEPNFHPSPVNIDPLYDYYDQHSVMMAEQLWQPEEAADTDAEVSENLHPSLGNYSHMYPLTAVPTAPASTQGTSRSGRDAAPTASSHSDSPVDPVTPQQHHTQNHQNDRIPAAVRRNAEEASTVPEDVAGPEKASTLPEEALILPEEALILPEEASTGPEDESGSHGRSEEEESAAGSEQAADSENRPKVSEASDQHPSASETEQTHPHPNMVEPLSDHRGNMKVRNHSDVPHLPGGHLLEVAVEVNFRQEVDESWDNVAASLLLSVKTLISERLETLHTSLLPKRIKRLSAGVVFILWLQTRQGPGSDHVHRVVDAAIQSLIDASVGRRGIHRKAVIMSVSTADVNECGTQLMLCDVNAECENRFGSYSCGCRPGFLDKSRLGSGGTVCVDVAAAGCSQGLSAETKGVYVLFFLLSSLILMLLVAAGMLYRRHHQGTFLVHCHSSSISPPDPNNNRHHHDGYSSDSDMPPPPPPPRAAPREGWPQVKELCPTVDLPLLRFSPLLPPDVYLEPRHGGKM; this comes from the exons atgAGCTTCCACATAGTTCTGCTCCTTCTGGCTGCGAGCTGGAGACGCTGCGCTGCACAG gtgaacagagaagaagaaatcaaacCTCCAG ATGGACACCGAGGTCATGACGACGCGTTCTTCGCCCTGCAGAGCTGCCACCAGCTGCTGCGCAGCGACACCGGAGAGTTTTTCTCGCCGGACTACCTGTGCTCCAACCCGTCTCTGTGGTGCAACTGGACCATCCAGGTGGATCCTGGGAAGAGGATTCATCTCCACTTGGAGGACTTGACCCCCGACGACGTCTGCCACCTCAAACAGGACCAGATCCACGTGGACGAGCCCCTCGGTCGTTTTGGGGTCCACAAGATCCTGCAGAAGTGCTGGCGTGAGGCCAAGTACACCACGACTTCCAACACCCTGAACGTGGTGCTGCTGATTGGTGCCTGGCCCGACTCGCCCTACAGGGGCTTCTACGGCCGCTTCCAGGCATTTGGACCGCCAGTGATTTACAACCCACAGGACGGGTTCACAGTGGGAGACGAGACCTCAGAACCAGCTCTCGGACCAGTGGACGTCACTGACTTTGGAATGAATGGTGAACAGCCGGAGCCCAATTTTCATCCATCACCAGTGAACATTGATCCATTGTATGATTATTATGATCAACATTCAGTCATGATGGCTGAGCAGCTGTGGCAGCCTGAGGAGGCGGCGGACACAGACGCTGAG GTGAGCGAAAACCTCCATCCATCCTTGGGAAACTACAGTCACATGTACCCGTTAACAGCTGTACCCACAGCGCCAGCGTCCACTCAGGGGACGTCCCGATCAGGAAGAGATGCTGCACCCACCGCTTCCAGTCACTCAGACTCACCTGTCGACCCAGTGACTCCTCAGCAGCATCACACTCAAAATCATCAAAACGATCGCATCCCAGCAGCAGTACGAAGGAACGCGGAGGAAGCTTCGACTGTTCCGGAGGATGTTGCCGGTCCAGAAAAGGCTTCGACCCTTCCAGAAGAAGCTTTGATCCTTCCAGAAGAAGCTTTGATCCTTCCAGAGGAAGCTTCGACCGGTCCAGAGGATGAGAGTGGTTCACACGGCCGgtcagaagaggaggagtctgCTGCTGGTTCAGAACAAGCTGcagacagtgaaaacagacCTAAGGTCAGCGAGGCCTCAGACCAGCATCCCTCCGCCTCTGAGACCGAACAGACTCATCCTCACCCCAACATGGTGGAGCCGCTGTCGGACCACAGAGGGAACA TGAAAGTGAGAAATCACTCGGACGTTCCTCACCTTCCTGGTG gtCACCTGTTGGAAGTGGCCGTTGAGGTGAACTTCAGGCAGGAAGTGGACGAGTCCTGGGACAACGTGGCCGCGTCGCTGCTGCTGTCGGTGAAGACGCTG atcAGTGAGCGGCTGGAAACTCTGCACACGTCCCTGTTGCCTAAAAGAATAAAGAG gttGAGTGCAGGAGTGGTGTTTATCCTGTGGCTGCAGACGCGACAGGGCCCGGGGAGCGACCACGTGCACAGGGTCGTGGACGCCGCCATCCAGAGCCTCATCGACGCCAGTGTGGGCCGCAGAGGAATCCACAGGAAGGCCGTCATCATGTCTGTGTCGACTGCAG ACGTGAACGAGTGTGGGACCCAGCTGATGCTGTGCGACGTTAACGCAGAATGTGAGAACCGGTTCGGCTCGTACTCGTGCGGCTGCCGGCCGGGTTTCCTGGACAAGTCCCGTCTGGGATCTGGAGGAACCGTCTGTGTGGACGTGGCGGCTGCAG GTTGCAGCCAAGGCCTGTCAGCGGAGACCAAAGGTGTCTACGTGctcttcttcctgctcagcTCCCtcatcctgatgctgctggtgGCCGCCGGGATGCTGTACCGCCGTCACCACCAGGGGACCTTCCTGGTTCACTGCCATAGCAGCAGCATCTCTCCTCctgaccccaacaacaaccgTCACCATCACGACGGCTACTCCAGCGACTCTGACATGCCCCCAccacccccgcccccccggGCTGCCCCCAGAGAGGGCTGGCCCCAGGTGAAGGAGCTCTGTCCCACCGTGGACCTGCCGCTGCTTCGCTTCAGCCCTCTGCTGCCGCCGGACGTCTACCTGGAGCCACGGCACGGCGGCAAGATGTGA
- the LOC118099029 gene encoding N-acetyllactosaminide beta-1,3-N-acetylglucosaminyltransferase 2-like, whose amino-acid sequence MQRGGNMPSAFRKAQVLYAMMMLNVFVCILMIVLWNRGNDKSGPRVALIPTERFWQQQVEKGSFWNKEQRRLDLIYNLTELPHRSDDTRPLDPCDLDYRVPTNISDYNSLPQRFQDFLLHMRCRKYPMLINQPHICDENPFLLLVVKSLTPHFDRRQAIRETWGRAGVLANRTVATVFLLGNTMSIDHNPDLLPMLDYEAELHKDLLQWDYRDTFFNLTLKEILFLEWFSQNCPHAQYILKGDDDVLVNTVRIIGLLEGLPENKSRDLFIGNVISNAGPHRDRKLKYFIPESVFVGQYPPYAGGGGYVYSGDLALRLHSVSQQVVLYPIDDVYTGMCLRKLGLAPEKNSGFKTFDIEEKYRNNPCVYRSLMLVHSRTPQEIVKIWSWIVRPELECQ is encoded by the coding sequence ATGCAGAGGGGGGGCAACATGCCTTCGGCCTTCAGGAAAGCGCAGGTTCTCTACGCAATGATGATGCTCAACGTCTTTGTCTGCATCCTAATGATTGTGTTGTGGAACCGGGGGAACGACAAGAGTGGCCCTCGAGTGGCTCTAATCCCGACCGAGAGGTTTTGGCAACAACAGGTAGAGAAAGGATCATTCTGGAACAAGGAGCAGCGGCGCCTGGACCTCATCTACAACCTCACCGAGCTGCCGCATAGGTCGGATGACACCAGACCGCTCGACCCCTGTGACTTGGACTACAGAGTCCCCACTAACATCTCGGACTACAACTCCCTGCCGCAGAGATTCCAGGATTTTCTTCTGCACATGCGCTGCAGGAAGTACCCCATGCTGATTAACCAGCCCCACATCTGTGATGAAAACCCCTTCCTGCTGCTTGTGGTCAAGTCGCTGACGCCACATTTCGACCGCCGGCAGGCTATCCGTGAAACATGGGGACGAGCGGGCGTCTTAGCCAATCGTACAGTGGCGACTGTGTTTCTGCTCGGCAACACCATGTCCATAGATCACAACCCAGACCTGCTGCCGATGCTGGACTACGAGGCAGAACTTCACAAAGACCTCCTCCAGTGGGACTACAGGGACACCTTCTTCAACCTCACCCTGAAGGAGATACTCTTCCTGGAGTGGTTCAGCCAAAACTGTCCCCACGCACAGTACATCCTCAAGGGGGACGATGACGTCTTGGTCAACACTGTGCGAATCATCGGCCTCCTGGAAGGCCTGCCGGAGAACAAGTCGAGGGATTTGTTCATAGGGAATGTCATCAGTAACGCCGgcccacacagagacaggaaactGAAGTACTTTATCCCcgagagtgtgtttgtggggcAGTACCCGCCTTACGCTGGGGGTGGAGGGTATGTGTACTCTGGGGATTTAGCGCTTCGCCTTCACAGCGTATCCCAACAGGTCGTCTTGTATCCCATCGATGACGTCTACACAGGAATGTGTCTGAGGAAACTGGGTCTGGCTCCTGAGAAAAACTCTGGCTTCAAGACTTTTGACATCGAGGAGAAGTACAGGAACAACCCCTGCGTCTACAGGAGCTTGATGCTGGTTCACAGCCGGACGCCACAGGAGATTGTAAAGATCTGGTCCTGGATTGTCCGTCCTGAGCTGGAGTGCCAGTGA